The Paenibacillus sp. YPG26 genome includes a window with the following:
- the lanM gene encoding type 2 lanthipeptide synthetase LanM, with translation MMNSICSFPAIKNNDDLKISLKEYFSHNSKETGLSEEYFRNYYAPFYSCLKRVIEEHFSGFTVVYPVQSTYLQVIMDEVIYKIREVSSNTLLTELNINRLSGVLQGDTKEERYSFFDDEILGNEEGFFEILEEYPEMLSLIVLNFNQIAEQHYHILTSIINDYTDLKNTFFQVDFVITGYKFGFGDSHNNGKSVVIVETNMGNLVYKPKTLYIEQHFNELLEWINSKSSHLHQQLRYPKVICRQGYGWQEYMDNEELDGLESAHDFYYRQGMNIALMYILNANDFHYENLIAHGAYPVLVDIETFFSNIVPQEEEDELSRSYQTSVLSTMMLPMDFGEILDFEISGLSGKEGQVSSLYSSLKLVNNKSDEMQFVQQPFIVDGKSNIPVFEGQRIEAVNYIEEICEGFSYCYNLIRNAKGEFVDAIHMFKDDTIRVVLRATQTYSEFLSMSRYPKYLVSPDKRKELFNLLYEHQTDKFRLDIIHEEIRSLVNDDVPYFYTSIGSTTIRINEIQIPNYFRISPLDSAKDKIIRLNDDDLKLQIKIIRLSLGFELSKTDADNKYVDTAKLLRISRDDKPEIRHQIEYWAEDILNKSTRLPSGRIQWFSHVTDTGQKAKLGYMLYGLYDGITGMTILFGLLSEFIDSEKYEPYYSLLLEDIMENEHKVLEHENNVCGFGNTGSIIYTYLYLGRLRNDTELISRAAGLAIQFSAKVVSIIEKQRAEIDFVSGISSLLVILCRVNKESASAELTESIGKITDYILLELETHKANEDYRTGFAHGYSGIVFALNLAASYTAVPDTKLEELILLENNKYDRVSGKWSDTRKNDNIYSEDYWCQGSPGMYISRMELSRKLPAEMLMLDELRDRSLGSTREFTNYSLCHGYLGNLLIMDHAHHSAGDGFHLPRSGDEYVGGLGVHTESLGLYLGEAGLVYFLITMLGYDVPKILYLEV, from the coding sequence ATGATGAACAGTATTTGTTCTTTTCCGGCGATTAAGAATAATGACGATCTGAAAATTTCTCTTAAAGAATATTTTAGCCATAATTCGAAGGAAACTGGACTATCAGAAGAGTACTTTCGTAATTATTATGCCCCCTTTTATTCTTGTCTGAAGCGGGTTATCGAGGAGCATTTCAGCGGTTTTACAGTTGTATATCCGGTACAGTCTACTTATCTTCAAGTAATTATGGATGAGGTAATTTACAAGATTAGAGAAGTGTCCTCCAACACCTTATTAACAGAGCTGAATATCAACAGACTTAGTGGTGTGTTACAGGGAGATACGAAGGAAGAGAGGTATTCCTTCTTCGATGACGAGATTTTGGGTAATGAAGAGGGTTTCTTTGAAATATTGGAAGAATACCCCGAGATGCTGTCACTCATCGTATTGAACTTTAACCAGATCGCAGAGCAGCATTACCATATTCTAACTTCTATTATTAACGATTACACGGATTTGAAGAACACATTTTTCCAGGTAGACTTTGTTATTACCGGGTATAAGTTCGGATTCGGAGATTCACATAACAACGGAAAAAGTGTAGTTATCGTTGAAACTAACATGGGAAATTTAGTGTACAAGCCCAAAACACTTTATATAGAGCAGCATTTCAATGAACTGCTGGAATGGATCAATTCCAAGAGCAGCCATCTCCATCAGCAGCTAAGGTACCCTAAGGTGATATGCAGGCAAGGGTACGGCTGGCAGGAATATATGGACAATGAAGAGTTAGACGGTCTTGAGTCCGCTCATGATTTCTATTATAGACAAGGGATGAATATCGCCCTGATGTACATATTGAACGCCAATGACTTCCACTACGAGAATCTGATTGCCCATGGGGCCTATCCCGTGTTAGTGGATATTGAGACCTTCTTCTCCAATATCGTGCCTCAAGAAGAAGAGGATGAGCTTTCGAGATCTTATCAGACATCCGTCCTGTCCACCATGATGCTCCCGATGGATTTTGGAGAAATACTGGATTTCGAGATTAGCGGCTTATCCGGGAAAGAAGGGCAGGTATCCTCTCTATATTCCTCGTTGAAGCTGGTGAACAATAAGAGTGATGAGATGCAGTTTGTCCAACAGCCCTTTATTGTAGATGGCAAAAGCAACATTCCAGTCTTCGAGGGACAGAGGATAGAAGCGGTCAACTACATTGAGGAGATTTGTGAAGGATTCTCGTATTGTTACAATCTCATCCGCAATGCCAAGGGTGAATTTGTGGATGCTATTCATATGTTCAAAGATGACACGATAAGAGTGGTTCTACGGGCAACGCAGACCTATTCCGAATTCCTTAGTATGTCCAGGTATCCTAAATACTTGGTAAGTCCGGATAAAAGAAAAGAATTATTTAACCTGTTATATGAACATCAGACGGACAAGTTCCGGTTGGATATCATTCATGAGGAGATCAGAAGTCTTGTCAATGACGATGTCCCATACTTCTATACCAGCATTGGCAGTACTACTATTAGGATTAACGAGATTCAGATCCCTAATTACTTCCGTATTTCTCCACTGGATAGTGCAAAGGATAAAATCATTCGCCTGAATGACGATGACTTGAAGCTGCAAATTAAAATTATAAGACTGTCCTTAGGCTTTGAATTGTCCAAGACAGATGCGGATAACAAATATGTGGATACAGCTAAATTACTGAGGATTAGCAGGGATGACAAGCCGGAAATCCGACACCAGATCGAGTATTGGGCAGAAGATATCCTGAATAAATCAACCAGGCTGCCAAGTGGCCGGATCCAGTGGTTCTCACACGTTACAGATACCGGACAAAAGGCAAAGCTAGGTTATATGCTGTACGGCTTATATGACGGGATTACAGGCATGACGATTCTATTCGGCCTGCTGTCAGAATTTATCGATTCAGAGAAATACGAGCCTTATTATTCTCTCCTCCTTGAAGACATCATGGAGAATGAACACAAGGTTCTTGAGCATGAGAATAATGTGTGCGGCTTCGGGAATACAGGTTCAATTATATATACCTATCTCTATCTGGGAAGATTGCGAAATGACACAGAGCTGATCTCCAGAGCGGCCGGCTTGGCCATCCAGTTCTCGGCGAAAGTAGTCAGCATCATAGAGAAGCAAAGGGCGGAAATAGATTTTGTAAGCGGTATAAGCAGCCTGCTGGTGATTTTGTGCAGAGTTAACAAGGAGTCAGCTTCAGCGGAACTGACGGAGAGTATCGGCAAGATCACGGACTATATCCTGCTTGAACTTGAGACGCACAAAGCTAATGAGGACTATCGCACAGGTTTTGCGCACGGTTATTCGGGTATTGTATTTGCTCTTAATCTGGCAGCTTCCTATACAGCTGTACCGGACACCAAGCTCGAGGAATTAATCCTCTTGGAGAATAACAAGTACGATAGGGTAAGCGGTAAATGGTCCGATACGAGGAAGAACGACAATATCTATAGTGAAGATTATTGGTGCCAAGGCTCACCGGGTATGTATATTTCCAGAATGGAATTGAGTCGCAAGCTCCCGGCCGAAATGTTAATGTTAGACGAATTGAGGGACCGTTCGCTAGGATCCACTCGGGAATTCACCAACTACTCACTATGCCATGGATATCTTGGGAATCTGCTGATTATGGACCATGCTCACCACTCAGCTGGTGACGGCTTCCATCTCCCGCGGAGCGGGGACGAATATGTGGGCGGGCTGGGCGTACATACAGAATCCCTCGGTCTTTATTTAGGTGAAGCTGGCCTAGTATATTTCCTGATAACTATGTTAGGGTACGATGTTCCTAAGATTCTGTATCTTGAAGTCTGA
- a CDS encoding peptidase domain-containing ABC transporter has product MKRIKVIRQLQPNECGLICTKMILDYYGCNIELRDIRNDIGSIRDGVNIFQMKAYLQKYNYQAKVLKVNAENAADALKKVQLPSILFWEYKHFVVLEQIKNNKYYVVDPELGRKTYSEDELLARFSNILLETGQLDNSIKVPKVKFKHKWQFFISSIKSSTNKIIASLLLSVFMYVVTIFSAEYSKRLINSITGAMASGDIQGHLSTFSNFVMVFLLFLVIVFAAAFVRELVSLSLRVDTEKKIVSEAFKKTLSLPYSFFESRTNGELLTSLGSVNLLKDFLLDKYIKMFFDVGLFILLVGYVFSISMDLFLVHVILLIVNQVIIYSVSSRIKELSQQEFSLNSMSNSIQIETLHSIQLTKVMRSENEIFAKWQDVFSQLQKIRKQKQFYQGIISSFTNTMNIVIPLIVLLIGFFLVIYQKITLGDIVIAQTFTIMSISLLSQIVGTYSEYMVNASFIERINDIVLHPEEVNGTREIDKIKSIEVRNLNFSYTKDANLILKDINMTINRGEKIAIVGLTGCGKSTLVKLLAGLYREKELPIYYNNVPLNEINTISLSEQVSSVLQDMHVYSDTIFENIRAQRFSYTEEDVIRAAKGACLDQDIAKFPMGYYTVPTDSGVDLSGGQRQRIAIARAILNNPTVLIFDEGTSYLDYTTEKQIMSNILGQDNIAIIVAHRLETIKSCDRIYLMEKGEIVEEGTHEELLARKGKYYYLYSH; this is encoded by the coding sequence GTGAAGAGGATTAAAGTTATTCGGCAGCTGCAGCCCAATGAATGCGGGCTCATCTGTACCAAAATGATTTTGGACTATTACGGCTGTAATATCGAGCTTAGAGATATTCGTAATGATATTGGCTCCATAAGAGACGGAGTCAATATCTTTCAGATGAAGGCATACCTGCAGAAATATAATTACCAGGCGAAGGTTCTGAAAGTAAATGCGGAGAATGCAGCTGACGCTCTGAAGAAGGTGCAGCTCCCGTCCATTCTTTTCTGGGAATACAAGCATTTCGTAGTGCTCGAGCAGATCAAGAATAACAAGTACTATGTCGTAGATCCGGAACTGGGCAGGAAGACGTACTCGGAAGATGAACTGCTGGCAAGGTTCTCGAACATTTTGTTAGAGACAGGGCAATTGGATAATTCAATCAAGGTGCCCAAAGTTAAGTTCAAGCACAAATGGCAGTTCTTCATCTCTTCCATAAAATCGTCGACCAACAAAATTATAGCAAGCTTGCTCTTATCCGTATTTATGTATGTAGTTACTATATTTTCTGCTGAATATTCGAAGAGACTAATCAATAGCATAACGGGTGCCATGGCCTCGGGGGATATACAAGGACACTTGAGTACATTCAGCAATTTTGTGATGGTTTTCTTGTTATTTCTAGTTATTGTATTTGCGGCAGCCTTTGTCCGGGAGCTTGTATCGTTATCTCTTAGAGTGGATACGGAGAAGAAGATTGTATCTGAGGCATTCAAGAAGACGCTCAGCCTGCCGTATTCTTTCTTTGAGTCCCGTACGAACGGCGAGTTATTGACCAGCTTGGGTAGTGTGAACTTGTTAAAAGACTTTTTATTAGATAAATATATCAAAATGTTCTTTGATGTCGGCTTATTTATTCTGTTGGTCGGCTATGTATTCTCCATATCTATGGATCTATTCTTGGTGCATGTTATTCTGCTGATTGTGAATCAAGTGATTATATACAGTGTATCGAGCAGGATCAAAGAGCTGAGTCAGCAGGAGTTCTCGCTGAACTCCATGTCTAACAGCATTCAAATCGAGACGCTGCATTCCATTCAGCTAACTAAAGTTATGCGTTCTGAGAATGAGATCTTTGCAAAGTGGCAGGATGTATTCTCTCAATTGCAAAAAATCAGGAAGCAAAAGCAGTTCTATCAGGGGATCATCTCCTCGTTCACGAACACCATGAATATTGTTATTCCGTTGATTGTGCTCTTGATCGGCTTCTTCCTGGTCATCTATCAGAAGATCACGTTGGGCGATATTGTTATAGCCCAGACCTTCACGATTATGTCCATCTCCTTACTAAGTCAAATTGTTGGTACTTATAGTGAGTATATGGTTAACGCCAGCTTCATTGAGCGAATCAACGATATTGTATTACATCCGGAAGAGGTCAACGGGACCCGGGAAATTGACAAGATCAAGTCAATCGAAGTGAGGAATCTGAATTTCTCCTATACCAAGGATGCGAATCTGATTCTCAAAGATATTAATATGACCATAAACCGCGGGGAGAAAATAGCGATTGTAGGCTTAACGGGCTGCGGAAAAAGCACGCTGGTGAAGCTGTTGGCAGGACTGTACAGAGAGAAGGAGCTGCCTATTTACTACAATAATGTCCCCCTTAATGAGATTAATACAATTTCTCTGAGTGAACAGGTATCCAGCGTGCTTCAGGATATGCATGTGTACTCGGATACAATTTTTGAAAATATACGCGCACAACGATTCTCTTATACAGAGGAAGATGTCATCAGGGCAGCAAAAGGTGCCTGTCTCGATCAAGATATCGCCAAATTCCCTATGGGATATTATACGGTGCCTACCGATTCCGGCGTAGATCTATCAGGCGGACAACGGCAGCGAATCGCGATAGCCCGGGCGATACTTAATAATCCTACAGTATTAATCTTTGATGAGGGTACAAGCTATCTCGATTACACTACGGAGAAACAAATTATGAGCAATATTCTCGGTCAAGATAACATTGCCATCATTGTGGCTCACCGTCTGGAGACCATAAAGAGCTGTGACCGCATCTATCTGATGGAAAAGGGAGAAATTGTAGAAGAAGGAACACATGAAGAGTTACTGGCCCGGAAGGGGAAGTATTACTATCTATATTCACATTAG
- a CDS encoding class II lanthipeptide, LchA2/BrtA2 family has translation MTKREIRREVLANNTFICEKEERELQDKVGAAIPITTSSWICGVASAAFCPSTACTSKC, from the coding sequence ATGACAAAAAGAGAAATCAGAAGAGAAGTTTTGGCAAATAACACTTTTATCTGCGAGAAGGAAGAAAGAGAACTTCAAGATAAAGTAGGGGCAGCAATCCCGATTACAACTTCTTCTTGGATCTGTGGTGTGGCTTCCGCCGCATTCTGTCCATCAACAGCTTGCACAAGCAAGTGCTAG